GAATTGGCAACAATCGACTGAACCAAATCGAATACGCCTCGAAAAAGAACTAACTGCAATCCAAGATGCACTGGAGAACTTAGAGCAAACGATTGCAGCGCATCAAAAATAATGAGTACTAGAAATTGGTTATCCATAAAATTTGGATAACCTTTTTTATTCTAAAAAGAAATTTTCGCAATTCTCACTTCTTTATCGTTTGCTTTCCTGCTATAATAAAAGAAGACGATTTAAGAAAGCGGGGGTCTTACTATTGGAGGAAAAATATTCACCAAAAGAAGCGATGATCTTTAGCCAGCGCATTGCTCAACTGTCTAAAGCTTTATGGAAAGCAGTAGAAAAAGATTGGCAACAATGGATTAAACCTTATGACTTGAATATTAATGAACACCATATTTTGTGGTTATCTTATCATCTCAAAGAAGCTACAATTTCGGATATATCGAAATTCGGTGTCATGCACGTATCTACTGCATTCAACTTTTCAAAGAAATTAGAAGAACGAGGGTACTTAAAATTTTACAAATTAGAAGACGATCGTCGAAACACGTATGTTACTGTAACAGATGAAGGCGAAAAACTAATACTAGAGATGAATCAAAGCTATTACGATACCGAACATAGAATACTAGATGGTTCACTGCCAATTAAGCAATTATACGGGAAATTCCCTGAATTTTTAGAAGTGATGGCTGTCGTACGAAATATTTATGGTGAAGACTTTATGGAAATTTTTGAACGCGGCATTACCAATATTGAAAATACATTTGATAATGAAAGTGGCGAGTTGACGTCAGCACGAAATTCAACCTAATAAGAAAATGAGAATGCTTCTGTTTCAATCATAATCATTTTATGCTATTATAATATATAGATGATTGAAGGGGAGGA
This genomic window from Sporosarcina sp. Marseille-Q4063 contains:
- a CDS encoding HTH-type transcriptional regulator Hpr, producing the protein MEEKYSPKEAMIFSQRIAQLSKALWKAVEKDWQQWIKPYDLNINEHHILWLSYHLKEATISDISKFGVMHVSTAFNFSKKLEERGYLKFYKLEDDRRNTYVTVTDEGEKLILEMNQSYYDTEHRILDGSLPIKQLYGKFPEFLEVMAVVRNIYGEDFMEIFERGITNIENTFDNESGELTSARNST